The Mycobacteriales bacterium nucleotide sequence TCTCGGGCTTGAGCTCGTCCGGACATCGGGCGCCCCTCTCCGAGTAAGGCGCTGGCCACATCCGACCGGCTGCCCGAGGGGGCTGACCGGTTGCCACGTCCGGCGCGGGCAGGCACAATGAACTCCAGGTGATGAGGCTCGCCTCAATCGCGAGTGATCGCTGATGGCCTCTACCCGTACCGCCGCGGCTCGCGCGCGGCCCCGGGCAGTGGAGGCCATGGATGACGAGCCCAGCAGTCTTCAAGCGGGTCCTGGTCGGCTTCGACGGTTCCCCGGCGTCCCGCCACGCCCTGGCCATCGCCAGCGACCTCGCCGGCAGCGACGGCGAGGTGGTCGCGCTGGCCGTCCTGGACCCGACCGGTCCGGCGGAGTCCGCGGACGGTGTCCCCGCCGTCGACGGCGCCGGGCCGCTGTGGGTCGCCCGATGCTTCGACGACGCGCTGGCCACACTGCCCGGGAGCGTGGCACAGTTCCGTGTCCTCGGCGGGCGGCGGGTTGCCGCCGGGCTGTCCGAATACGCCGACACGCACGGCTTCGACCTGCTCGTCGTGGGCCGCCGCAGTAATCCCGCGGTCGGCGTCGGGCATATCCCGGAGGCATTGATGCGCAACGAGCGTCTCGCCGTCCTGCTGGCCCCGGAGCCGGCATGAACGTCAGCAAGCCGAGCGGGCCGACGGAGCACCCCCCCGCGGTCCTCGACGCCCAGGCCGCGCTGCGCACCTTGATGTCGCAGTTGCGGGACCTTCTGGCGTCGCCCGACTCGCAGCAGCTGGATGAGCTCGACGCCCGGCTCGGACGGGATTCGCTGCGCCTGCTCGTCGCCGGAGAGGCCAAGCGCGGCAAATCGACGCTGATCAACGCACTCCTGGGCCGGGAACTGCTGCCGACCGGGGTGCTTCCGCTGACCGCGGTCACCACCACCGTCCGCCACGACACCGACGAGCGCACCGAAGTGATCTACACTGACGGACGCCGCGAACGTCATCCGCTGAACGAGTTGGCCGGTTTCGTCACCGAGGTGGGCAACCTCGCCGATAGTCGCGGCGTGGCCGACGTAACCGTGTTCGTCGATGCCCCGCTGCTCGCTGCGGGCGTCGAGATGGTCGACACCCCCGGCACCGGTTCGATACACGAGCACAACACAGCCGAGGCGCTCCGCGCGTATACCCAGATGGACGCCGCCCTGTTCGTCGTCACGGCGGATCCGCCGATCACCGGCGCTGAGCGGGAGCTGCTCCGCCAACTCGACGCCCAGGCCGTGACCGTGCTCTGCGTGCTCAACAAGGCGGACCTGCTCGACCTGACGGACCTCGACAGCGTGATCGGCTTCACCCGTGCGGCGGTGACCGAGGCGCGCGGCCGCGACGTCGAGGTTTACCCGATCAGCGCACGCACCGCTCTCACCGCCGAACTTACCGGCGAACTCAGCGACCCTTATGCGGCCGGGTTCGCCAGGTTCAGCGACGCACTCCGCGGCTACCTCGATCGCTCACGCCGCCGGGATTTGCACTACTCGGCCGCGCAGCACAGCTGGCGGCTCGCTCGGCGCGCCGCCGAAGAGTGTGACGCCACCCTGGCCGGGCTCGCCATGGAGGCGGGTGATCTCGACCGCCGCCTGCGGCTCCTCGGCGAGCGTCTCGCTAGCATCGAGCGGGACCGGAAGGACGGCGAGTCGATCACCCAAGCCGAAATCCGCCGCCTCATCCGCGAGACCTCCGCGGCGGCGGCGGACCTCGTCGCTAGCCAGCAAAGCGCCATCGTCGACGCCGTCCACCGGCTACTCGCCGACGAATCGAAGGCGTCCCTGGGCGAGCTCGAGCGGCGCGGACGCGACTACATCGCCGACGCGACGCGCCTCGTCGTCGAGAACTGGAGAGCAGACCAGACCACGCGGCTCGAAGACGATCTATCCGCCCTCGAATCCCGGCTGGCGCAGCAGCTCGCTACCCACATCCGGGAAGCCAGAGCCGTGATCGCCGAGCTGTTTAGCATCGAGCTTCCCGAACAGCCCCCCCTCGCGGGCCTGCACCCGACCGGACGATTCCGGTACAGCTTCGCCGTCGATCCCGGCACCACCGAGATGCTCTCCGCAACCCTCCGAACGCACCTGCCCAGGGGGCTCGGACGTCGGCGCGTCGCCGGCTACCTCGAGTCGCAGGCAGTCCTGCAGCTCGACAAGCACGCCGGACGAGCCCGCGCCGACTTCCAAGACCAACTGCTCGACCACCTGCGGGGCCTCCAGCGCCAGCTCGACGACCGCTACGTCGAGGGTGCCGGCCGGCTTGCCCTGGCGCTCCGAAAGGCGGCAGACGCCAAGTCGGCAACTGCGAACGAGACGGCGGCGTCGGTCAGAGATCTCACCCGACGCCGCGACACGTTGAACCAGCTCGCCGACATGGCTCGATTGCTGACGAACTCGCTCGATGCATCAGATCCGACCGGCAGATGGGCGCCGGAATGAAGCGTCCCGTGGCTCACGCGGGGTGACCCGAAACCGTGTACTGGTGCTATTACTGCTACTCGACCAACGAGCACCCGAGCGGACCCTGCCGGACCTGTGGCCGTCCCGTTGAGGGGCCGGGACGGCTCACCCCCGAGCAGCAGCTCATCTGGGCACTCCATCACCCCGACGGAGACCGCGCCGTCCTGGCGGCGCGCGCGATAGCGGCCCGGCGCGTCGAGACGGCGATTCCGGTGCTCCGCGCGCTCGTCGAAGGCGGGACACCCGATATTTACGTCGCGAAAGAGGCGCTCTGCGCGCTGATCACTCTCGAGGGACCGCGTCGACTGCGAGACTTGTTGGACCAGCTTGCGGCCAACGGGCCGCTTCTCCTGCGAGAGATCGCCAAGGAGGCCAGGGTCGAACTACCGACCCTGCCGGGAGCCCGGCCGGGTCCGGCGACGGCCGCGCAACAGCCACTCACTACGAAAACAGGCGTGCGGACAACCCCCGGAATAAGAGTCACAAGGGCTAGGGTCGACGGGGACATGCCCGAGACACCAGCCCGGCGGCCCGTGACCCCGAAGACCCTCGCGGCCGTAGGACTGTGGGGGGCGACGACGACCGTCGTCGCCTACTTGCTGTCCTTCGGGTCGATGCCCGCGTTCGTCGTCCTGCTAGTCGTCTTCGGAGTGCTCGTGCGCCTAGTCGCGGTGCGGATAGCCAGGCAGCGTGGCAGCCAACCCCCGAAATGGTGGTCCATCTGACCAGCGACCGCGATACGCACGGATCTACCGGTCGTAAGCGGGGTCGGCCTGATCGTGGGCGGGGCGGAGACGTTTGCTGCGAATCTGTCGGCGGCCTCGGCCCGGCTGGGGGTGACCGCGTTCGCGCTGGCGGTGCCGTTGGCCGGGGCGGACCCGGAGGAGCTGGCGATGACGGTGACGGCGTCGGGCTGGGCTCCGAGGAGCACCCGCCCGCACCGATGGGGCGGCCGGGTGCTATGCCGTGCGCGGGGATGTGCCGGGCCGGATAGCGACGGTACGGGAGAATCTCCTACGCAATAGAGAGGGAGAGGGCGGTTAAGCGTGCCGACACCAGCATCGGTCCGCCGCCGGCGCAGCCCTGCGGTGTACCTGCGCCGGCGCGTCGCGGTCGCCGGGCTGCTCACCGTGCTGGCCCTCGTCGCGATCGCGGTCGTCCGCTCGCCCGGCGACAGAAAGCCAGTCGGGGCCGACGGCCGGCCGGGCACCCACCGCCCCGCGCAGCATGTTCGCCGGCTGACCCGCGCCGACCCGCCCAGCAACCTGTCCGTGGCCTCCGCCGGGGATCCTGGCTACCTCACGGTGGGGTCCGACCCGGCCGTGCTGCCCGGGCCGGTCCTGATCGCCGACAAGCTGAACAGCAGGCTGCTGATCGTCGACCCGCAGGGCCGGGTCCGCTGGAGCTGGCCGCGGCCGGGCGACCTCGCCCCCGGGCAGAGTTTCCGGATCCCCGACGACGCGTTCTTCGCTCCCGGCGGGCGCTACATCATCGCCACCCAGGAAGACGACTTCGTCATCACCGTCATCGACATCGCCACCCGCAAGATCGTCTGGCGCTACGGCCATCCGGGTGTCCCCGGCTCCGGCCCGGACTACGTGTGGAACCCCGACGACGCGATGCTGCTGCCCGGCGGCCGGGTGTTCTCCGCCGACATCAAGAACTGCCGCCTGATCGAGATCCCCTACGGCGGGCACGCGCTGGCCTGGTCCGAAGGCACGATCGGGTCCTGCACCCACAACCCGCCGGCGCAGTACGGCAGTCCGAACGGAATGTTCCCGATGCCCGACGGTCACTTCCTTGTCACCGAGATCAACGGCGACTGGGTCGATGAAATCGACACCGCCGGGCACGTCTACTGGGCGACCAACCCGCCGAACATTGCCTACCCGTCGGACTCCAACGCCATCGGCCCCGACCGCTACCTCACCGTCGACTACTCCTCCCCCGGGCAGGTGCTGATCTTCAACCGTGCCGGCCAGGCGATCTGGCGGTGGGATGTCACGAGCGGTCCGAACGAGCTGAATCACCCGTCGCTCGCGATGGCCCTGCCCGACGGTGACATCCTGCTCAACGACGACTACAACGACCGGGTCATCGTCATCGACCCGCGCCGCAACCGGATCGTCTGGCAGTATGGGCACGACGGTGTGCAGGGCACCGGACCGGGCTACCTCGACAACCCGGACGGCGTCGACCTGCTGCCGCCCTACTCCTACGCAGACCGCTACCAGCCGGTGGCTGCGAAGTAGTTCCCAAGGGGGTGCCTCAGGGTCCCGGCAAAGTTGACCTGAGCGTTATGCGAGCAATGGCAGGACCCGACTTGGATGCCGGCTGACGTGCCGGCAGGCGGCGGCGATGTTGGTGGCGCCGGTCCTTCGGTGGACGCTGATCGCGAGGTTACGTAGTGTGGCCATGACTTGGGGTCCGGCTCCGGTCCGGACTTGGGACAGGTCCTCATTGAACGTCACGTCACGGACCCAGTGCAGCCGGTTCTCGATGCCCCAGTGGCCGCGTTGGGCGTCGGCGAGCAGCGCGGGAGTGCTCTGCTGATAGTCCAGGTCGGTGATCAGGTACACGCTCTCGGTCGTCCAGCGGTGACCGCGCAAGGGCTTACGTCGGCGGGTCAGTTCGATCGCCAGACCCACGTTGGGGAAGCTGATGTTGCTCGGGGCTTGCACGAGCTTCATGGTCCGGTCTCGACTCGGCCGTGCCCCTTGTCGGTGGTGACGTCCACGGTCGGGACCTTGTAGGGTGCGTAAACTCGTGTCGCCGCCCAGATCGTGATCGTTTTCGCTCAGTCGCGGCCTTCTCTTCGATTCGGAGCCGTGACGGATGCCGTGGTCATGCATCTACCTGGGTCTTCGCCGCCTCTTCGCCTTGGTACTGCTGGCTACCCGCTCGGATGGTGCCAAGGAGATCGAGATCCTCGCGCTGCGGCACGAGATCGCGGTGCTCCGCCGGCAGGTGAAACGGCCCAGGTACCAGCCCGCGGACCGGGCGCTGCTGGCCGCCTTGGCGGGGGTGTTGCCGCGGCGACGCTGGGGCGTCTTCGGGGTGCAGCCGGCGATCATCCTGGGCTGGCATCGACGGCTGGCCCTGATCAACGACCCGACTCGCCCAATCCGTGGTTGATCGGCTTATCGCCACCAGCTACGAACTCGTCATCGATGCCGAGTCCTATCGTCGCCGGCGTGCGTTGGCTATTACGGCTGCCGGCCCCGTACGCAGGCGACAGGTCTGGTCCGTTGAATCCGAGCGTCGATGGTGTTAGGAAAGTTTCAGTTAGGACATTCTTGGCCCCGGGTGGCGAGCGTGCGTATCTGACGGTCAGGCATCCAGCCGGGGGCACGCAAGGTCTGTGACCTCGCCGGCGCAGCGATAGACGGGGCAGCAGCAGCAACGTAATGGCGTAGTAGCGCCGCGCCGTGTTGCAACCGGCAACAGGTGGGGCGTGAACGGTCGCGGGGGAGGGTGAACGGTGGAGGGACCGGCGATGCGGGTGGGTCACGAATTGGACCGCGGCGTCCGTCGCTGATGGCCTGGCCGGGGTCAGCGCACCTGGGCAGTTCCCGACGCGGATTCGACTCCTCGTCACCGCTGCTGCCAGGTCGTTGCCGATGTGGGCAGCGGTTGATCGAGCGTTTGCCGGCCGGTGGGCTGGTTAGCGGGTTATACGGACAAACTCATGCTGACCAGGCGAATTGATCCGAAAAGACCATGGCTAAGGCCTCCGTCCAAGGGCCAACCTGGCTGTTACCACAACGAACCCGGTCGACCCCCGAACGGAGGTGTCTCGTGTCGCTCACAGAGAAGTGGGGTTAAGCCGTGTCCCGTATCACCCCGAGACGATGAGCGCCTGGAGCCAGCCGTGATCAGCGGGTGGCTCCATGGTGCTTTATCGGCAGGTTTGCTCGCTTCCTTGAGCGTTGCGCTGGGAAAGGTAGTTCGGGGTTCGGGGTTCGGGGTTGCCGGTGGGCCTGGTCACTCATGGTCATTTGTGGACCAACCGGGGCGGGAACCCTTGTGGTCGTGGGCAGTGTGGGCGGATTATCCGAATTGTCCAACGTTTGCCGTTGACAAGGTTGCCGCAGGGAAGGGCGAAACCCGGTGTCTCAGGGTCGGGATGACCGTCGGCTGCATCTGCTGATCAGTGCTGTGCTGGGCGCAGGCGCGATCGCGACGGTGGCCTGCGCGGTGCTCGGCGTGGCGTCCTCGCCGAGCGCGCTGCGGCTGGCCGGGGTTTTGTTGCTTGTGGTGCTCGCGGACTTGAGCGAGATTCGGGTGCGGCTAGGTCGCCACAAGGTGACGTTCACCCCGGGTGAGGCGGTGCTGCTGCTCGGTTTTGTGCTGGTTGGGCCGGCTGCGGTGGTGCCGGTGACGGTGCTGGCGCTGACCGGGGTGGAGGTGTTCCGGCGGGTCCGGGCGCCGTTGAAATCGCTTTTCAACGTGGCCGCGTCTGCGGTCGCCACGTCCGCGGGGGCGGGGGTGTTGGCCCTCACCGGGCGGGTAGGTGCTGGTCCGGCGTCGTGGCCGGCGTTGGCGTTGGCCAGCGCGGTGGTGGTAGTGGTGCAGGGCCTGCTGGTCAGTGCGGTGCTCGGGCTGTCGACGGGGCAGCGAACCTTGGTGGTGTTCGGGCAGGGCAGCCGTTATCGGCTGCTGATCTGGGTGAGCAACGTGATCTTGGCGGTCGCGGTGCTGGCAGCGTGGCGGTGGGACCGCGCGCTGATCGTGGCGATTGTCGTGTTGATCGCCAGCGGCTCCGGCCTGATGCGGCGCCTGGTCCGGGCCCGTGACGACCTTGATTCGCTCAGGCGGCTCGATGTGGCGACCCGGGCGTTACCGGGGCTGGCCGAAGGCGAGGTGCTGGCCAGTGTCTGCGCGAAGGCCGCTGACCTGTTCGGTGTGCAGGTGGCTGAGATTGTGCTGTTGCCGCAGACCGAGTCCGGTGAGCTGCGGGTTTTTCGGGCCGGACCCGGCCAGGACGCGCGATGGCTGGTGGGCACACCCGTTGATCAAGCTGATGCGGTGGTCGGGGAGTTGTCGATCCGCCCCCGCGGGGATGGGCTGACGGTGGTGGTTCCGCTTCGCGCCGGCGCGTCGAGTGTGGGCGGGTTGCGGTTGGGGTTGCCCGGTCCGGGCTTGGGCGACAATGAGCGGCACCTGCTGGCCGCGTTGGCCACGACCGCGGGTGGTGCGGTGCTCAACGCGCAGATGTACACGGCTGCCTGCCGCAACGCCGAGCTGCTGCGGGCGGCGGCGGACGACGCGTGGCGGCAGGCCCGCCGGGACAGCCTGACCGGGCTGGGTAACCGCACCTTGTTGCTGGAGATCGGTGAGACCGCGATCGAGCAGGCGATTCAGACCGGCCGGCGGGTTGGGCTGATCCTGGTGGACCTGAACAACTTCAAGCAGGTCAACAGCACCCTTGGCCAGGGTGCGGGTGATGAGGCGCTGCGTCAGGTGGCGGTGCGGCTCGGCCAGCTGAAGGGGCCCGAGGACCAACTGATCCGCCTCGGCGGCGACGAGTTCGCTGTGCTGTTGGCGGACCGGACCGGTCTGGTGGAGATCACCGAACTCGCCGACCGGGTCGCGGCCTGCCTGCGGGAAGCCATCCCGGTGCATGACCTGCGGCTCGTCGCCGAGGGCCGGGTCGGGTTGGCGGTGGCCCCCGACGACGCGAGGGGCATCGAGGAGCTGCTGCGCTGCGCGGACATCGCGATGGACACCGCGAAACGCACCCGCAAACCGGTCCGCTGCTACGAGCCGGTTCTTGACGAGAAGAATCCCGACCGGTTGGCGATCCTCGGCGAGCTACGCAGCGCCTTGGAACGTAACGAGATCAAGCTTTACTACCAGCCCAAGGTTGACCTCCGGGAAGGGGGGATCACCGGTGTTGAGGCACTGTGCCGGTGGCAGCATCCGACCCGCGGGCTGCTCAGCCCCGATGCGTTCATCCCCGTACTGGAGCACAGTGAGCTGATCAACGAGTTGACCCGTAGCGTGTTGGGGCTGGCCTTAGCAGACCTGGCCCGGCTACGCCGCAGTGGTCACGCGGCCCTGACGGTCGCCGTGAATCTCAGTGCCCGCACGCTGCTGGATGACTCCATCCCCGACCATGTCGCCCGGCTGCTCTCCGAACACCACCTACCCGGCCGGCAGTTGATTGTTGAGATCACCGAAACACTGGCGCTGATCGAACTGGAAACGGTCGACCGGGTGCTCACCGGTTTGCGGGCGCTGGGGGTCCGGCTGTCCGTTGACGACTTCGGCACCGGGTACTCCTCGCTGACCTTCCTGCAACGCATGGATCTGCACGAGGTCAAGATTGATCGCTCGTTCGTGGCGCAGATGAACTCCAAACCGGGTGACCGCGCCATCGTCGAGGCCACCGTCCGGCTGGCCCGACAACTCGGCCTGGCCACGGTCGCTGAAGGTGTCGAAACCGACGAGCAGCTGCGGTCACTGCAGGTGATGGGATGCGACCAGGCGCAGGGCTTCCTCATCGCCCGACCGATGCCGCTCACCGAACTCACCGAACTTCTCGACAGCAACCGTGACGCCCGGCGGCTGCGGCCCGCGGGCGCGGCGGTGATCCCGCTGTCCCGAACCAACCCGGGGACACGCAAGGCGAGCGCGTGAGACCCGGGTCGGCCGGTGCCGGCCCCTACCGGGCCTTGGCGGGTAACCGGGAGATCCGCGCGCTGCTCTCCGCCTCGCTCATTTCCACCGCCGGTGATCAGCTGGCCCGGGTTGCGGTCAGCGTGCTCGTCTTCCAGCGAACCCACTCCGCGTTGCTGACCAGCCTCACCTACGCGCTCACCTTCCTGCCGGCACTGATCGGCGGACCGTTGCTCGGCGGGCTGGCTGACCGCTGCCCCCGCCGCACCGTGATGATCTCTGCCGACCTGATCCGGGCCGTGCTCATCGCCACACTGACCCTGCCGGTGCTTCCGCTTCCGGTGGCCTGGCTGCTGCTGGCACTGGTGACGATAACCGAGGCCCCGTTCGACGCCTCCCGGGCGGCGCTGCTGCCCCAAGCCGCCGGTGCCGGCTACCCGCGGGCGCTGGCAGCCGACCGCATCGTGCAGCAAAGCGGGCAAGTCGTCGGGTTCGCCGCCAGCGGCCTGCTGCTCCTCGCCCTCACTCCTCGGGCCACCCTGATCCTTGACGCCGCCACGTTCCTGATCAGCGCCGCAATTCTGCGCCGCGGAGTGCCCGACCGCGCTGCGGCCGCCCACGATCCGCACCCGGCGCCCGACCGGAAGACGATCGGGCGCCGCGCCATTACGGACCTGCGTGTCACCTTCGCTACCGTCACCGGCAACCGGCAAGCCTGGATGGCGGTCCGCACCGTATGGCTCGCCGCTGCCGTGGCCATCGTGCCGGAGGGACTCGCCGCGCCCTACGCCGCGACGCTGCGCCCGGGTGCCGCAACCGTCGGGCTGTTGCTGGCCGCCAACCCCGTCGGCAACGTCGTTGGGGGACTGCTCGCGGCCCGGACCCGCCCGGCAGCCCGGGTGAAACGACTCACTCCGCTCACCCTGCTGGTGTGCATCCCCCTCGGGCTGTGCGCGTGGCATCCCGGGTTGCTGCTCGTGGTGTTGCTGGTGGCCTGCTCCGGTGCCGGCATGTCGGTCAGCTTGCTCGCCCGCACCCTGTTCGTCGAAGCGATCGACGACACCGCCCGGGGCCGGGCGTTCGCACTCGCCGCCACCGGCATCACCGTCATCCAGGGGCTGACGATTGGCCTCGCCGGAGCAGCCGCCGACCACTGGTCACCCGCCACCGTCGTCGGCACCGCCGGGATACTCGGGATCGTGCTCACCGGTGTGCAATGGCAGGCCACCCGACGCGCCTACCACACCCCGACTCCCACCGCACGGCCCGACCACCCGCCGGTCGCACCGGCCGGCGCACCCCCCGAACAACCACAACCCGCAACCACCCCGCGGGAACCCTGGCGCGCCGCGCACTCAGGGCGCCGGTGATGCTCACCGTCGGGGTTTGCGGCGCGCTGCGTGTGGTGTTCCCCGCGACCGTCCAGGGTTGTCGCTGTTCCGGTCGCGGTCGGTCAACGGCGCGAACCTGGTCACGTTCTGTGTCGACCGGCGGTGTTCGCCAGCCGATCCTTCCCGTCCCGGCACCTGCAGACGGTGCTCGGCGCTGCGCCGTTGCGGATCGGTTTCACCTTTTGGGCCGCAGACGGCGACCATCATCATGGGCGCACAGGCGCCAGCAGCTGTCCGG carries:
- a CDS encoding universal stress protein; translated protein: MTSPAVFKRVLVGFDGSPASRHALAIASDLAGSDGEVVALAVLDPTGPAESADGVPAVDGAGPLWVARCFDDALATLPGSVAQFRVLGGRRVAAGLSEYADTHGFDLLVVGRRSNPAVGVGHIPEALMRNERLAVLLAPEPA
- a CDS encoding MFS transporter, which produces MRPGSAGAGPYRALAGNREIRALLSASLISTAGDQLARVAVSVLVFQRTHSALLTSLTYALTFLPALIGGPLLGGLADRCPRRTVMISADLIRAVLIATLTLPVLPLPVAWLLLALVTITEAPFDASRAALLPQAAGAGYPRALAADRIVQQSGQVVGFAASGLLLLALTPRATLILDAATFLISAAILRRGVPDRAAAAHDPHPAPDRKTIGRRAITDLRVTFATVTGNRQAWMAVRTVWLAAAVAIVPEGLAAPYAATLRPGAATVGLLLAANPVGNVVGGLLAARTRPAARVKRLTPLTLLVCIPLGLCAWHPGLLLVVLLVACSGAGMSVSLLARTLFVEAIDDTARGRAFALAATGITVIQGLTIGLAGAAADHWSPATVVGTAGILGIVLTGVQWQATRRAYHTPTPTARPDHPPVAPAGAPPEQPQPATTPREPWRAAHSGRR
- a CDS encoding dynamin family protein, whose translation is MNVSKPSGPTEHPPAVLDAQAALRTLMSQLRDLLASPDSQQLDELDARLGRDSLRLLVAGEAKRGKSTLINALLGRELLPTGVLPLTAVTTTVRHDTDERTEVIYTDGRRERHPLNELAGFVTEVGNLADSRGVADVTVFVDAPLLAAGVEMVDTPGTGSIHEHNTAEALRAYTQMDAALFVVTADPPITGAERELLRQLDAQAVTVLCVLNKADLLDLTDLDSVIGFTRAAVTEARGRDVEVYPISARTALTAELTGELSDPYAAGFARFSDALRGYLDRSRRRDLHYSAAQHSWRLARRAAEECDATLAGLAMEAGDLDRRLRLLGERLASIERDRKDGESITQAEIRRLIRETSAAAADLVASQQSAIVDAVHRLLADESKASLGELERRGRDYIADATRLVVENWRADQTTRLEDDLSALESRLAQQLATHIREARAVIAELFSIELPEQPPLAGLHPTGRFRYSFAVDPGTTEMLSATLRTHLPRGLGRRRVAGYLESQAVLQLDKHAGRARADFQDQLLDHLRGLQRQLDDRYVEGAGRLALALRKAADAKSATANETAASVRDLTRRRDTLNQLADMARLLTNSLDASDPTGRWAPE
- a CDS encoding bifunctional diguanylate cyclase/phosphodiesterase codes for the protein MSQGRDDRRLHLLISAVLGAGAIATVACAVLGVASSPSALRLAGVLLLVVLADLSEIRVRLGRHKVTFTPGEAVLLLGFVLVGPAAVVPVTVLALTGVEVFRRVRAPLKSLFNVAASAVATSAGAGVLALTGRVGAGPASWPALALASAVVVVVQGLLVSAVLGLSTGQRTLVVFGQGSRYRLLIWVSNVILAVAVLAAWRWDRALIVAIVVLIASGSGLMRRLVRARDDLDSLRRLDVATRALPGLAEGEVLASVCAKAADLFGVQVAEIVLLPQTESGELRVFRAGPGQDARWLVGTPVDQADAVVGELSIRPRGDGLTVVVPLRAGASSVGGLRLGLPGPGLGDNERHLLAALATTAGGAVLNAQMYTAACRNAELLRAAADDAWRQARRDSLTGLGNRTLLLEIGETAIEQAIQTGRRVGLILVDLNNFKQVNSTLGQGAGDEALRQVAVRLGQLKGPEDQLIRLGGDEFAVLLADRTGLVEITELADRVAACLREAIPVHDLRLVAEGRVGLAVAPDDARGIEELLRCADIAMDTAKRTRKPVRCYEPVLDEKNPDRLAILGELRSALERNEIKLYYQPKVDLREGGITGVEALCRWQHPTRGLLSPDAFIPVLEHSELINELTRSVLGLALADLARLRRSGHAALTVAVNLSARTLLDDSIPDHVARLLSEHHLPGRQLIVEITETLALIELETVDRVLTGLRALGVRLSVDDFGTGYSSLTFLQRMDLHEVKIDRSFVAQMNSKPGDRAIVEATVRLARQLGLATVAEGVETDEQLRSLQVMGCDQAQGFLIARPMPLTELTELLDSNRDARRLRPAGAAVIPLSRTNPGTRKASA